One Drosophila willistoni isolate 14030-0811.24 chromosome 2R unlocalized genomic scaffold, UCI_dwil_1.1 Seg167, whole genome shotgun sequence DNA segment encodes these proteins:
- the LOC6642015 gene encoding protein nubbin has translation MVMSELRWHTAASPEDNNNSLKRDLLKTTPTSAREAAVAVHIMQNRYISRLSRSPSPLQSNASDCDDNNSSVGTSSDRCRSPLSPALSLSQQQAKRQLLVPHPAHHHHPHLPHHHHHVQYKQEQSDDYDDDDANGGALNLTSDNSRHSTQSPANSMKSSKTTTSPPPLPLESLNRPVISPHLAASSAAAVTAAAGAASPPPPASTMAAASMAAAVAAAAANGINPLLALPGMSSPQAQLAAAAAAGHHPLLSAQDFAQFQQLLQQRQVALQQQYNSYMELLRNGSLGMQQDDPNLATQVAAAQFLMQSQLQALSQANQQLQSLQKRQMEETTSMNLPQPRSSTPNMRSPISVRSPASSPPQITAAASTSTTTMLQITPPSSSASLKLSGILTPSTPTSGTQISSTGSTAINAGTPQAKTVASARAAGEQPSPEETTDLEELEQFAKTFKQRRIKLGFTQGDVGLAMGKLYGNDFSQTTISRFEALNLSFKNMCKLKPLLQKWLDDADRTIQATGGVFDPAALQATVSTPEIIGRRRKKRTSIETTIRGALEKAFMANQKPTSEEISQLADRLGMEKEVVRVWFCNRRQKEKRINPSLDSPTGGDDMDESPYMMH, from the exons ATGGTTATGTCGGAGCTACGTTGGCATACCGCTGCTAGTCCCGAGGATAATAATAATTCCTTGAAGCGTGATTTGCTAAAGACAACACCGACAAGTGCCCGAGAGGCAGCTGTCGCCGTACACATAATGCAGAATCGAT ATATCAGCCGTCTGTCGCGTTCACCGTCGCCGTTGCAATCGAATG CTTCCGATTGCGATGATAATAATTCCAGTGTGGGAACTTCTAGTGATCGCTGTCGTTCACCATTGAGTCCAGCTCTCTCATTGAGCCAACAGCAGGCCAAACGTCAATTGCTGGTACCACATCCGGCtcaccatcatcatccacatctgccgcatcatcatcatcatgtgCAGTACAAGCAAGAACAGTCAGACGActacgatgatgatgatgctaaTGGTGGAGCCTTGAACTTGACCAGTGATAACTCACGTCATAGCACTCAATCGCCAGCCAATTCCATGAAATCCTCGAAGACAACCACGTCGCCACCACCATTACCCCTAGAGTCACTAAATCGTCCAGTGATCTCTCCTCATCTAGCCGCATCATCAGCGGCAGCggtaacagcagcagcaggagcagcttctcctcctccaccaGCCTCAACAATGGCTGCTGCTTCAATggcagctgctgttgctgctgcggcCGCCAATGGCATTAATCCGCTCCTGGCTTTGCCAGGCATGTCCTCACCGCAAGCCCAATTGGCggccgctgccgctgctggtCATCATCCATTGTTGTCCGCCCAGGATTTTGCTCAGTTCCAGCAATTGTTGCAGCAACGTCAAGTTGCCCTGCAACAACAATACAACAGTTATATGGAACTTTTGCGAAATGGTTCGTTGGGCATGCAACAAGATGATCCTAACCTGGCCACCCAAGTGGCTGCTGCCCAATTCCTAATGCAAAGCCAACTGCAGGCCCTAAGTCAGGCCAATCAGCAACTGCAATCGCTGCAAAAGCGTCAAATGGAGGAAACAACATCCATGAACCTGCCACAGCCGCGTAGTTCTACGCCGAACATGAGAAGTCCCATATCGGTGCGAAGTCCTGCCAGCTCACCGCCACAGATAACGGCAGCGGCCAGCACATCGACCACCACAATGCTGCAGATTACACCGCCAAGTTCCTCGGCAAGTTTGAAATTGAGTGGCATCCTAACGCCCAGTACCCCAACCAGTGGCACTCAGATCTCCTCCACGGGCTCCACGGCCATCAATGCTGGCACTCCGCAGGCGAAAACTGTGGCCAGTGCCAGAGCAGCTGGTGAGCAACCATCACCCGAGGAGACCACCGATCTGGAGGAACTGGAACAGTTCGCCAAAACCTTCAAGCAGCGGCGCATTAAACTTGGTTTCACTCAAGGCGATGTGGGCCTGGCCATGGGTAAGCTCTATGGCAATGATTTCTCTCAGACCACCATATCCCGTTTCGAGGCATTGAACTTGAGCTTCAAGAACATGTGCAAGCTGAAGCCTTTACTCCAGAAGTGGTTAGATGATGCCGATCGCACAATTCAAGCCACAGGCGGAGTCTTCGACCCGGCTGCCCTACAGGCCACGGTTAGTACTCCGGAAATAATTGGTCGTCGTCGCAAGAAGCGCACTTCGATTGAGACAACCATCCGGGGAGCTCTCGAGAAGGCTTTCATGGCCAATCAGAAACCGACGAGTGAGGAAATCAGTCAACTGGCCGATCGTCTGGGCATGGAGAAGGAAGTCGTACGCGTTTGGTTTTGCAATCGTCGACAGAAGGAGAAGCGTATCAACCCTTCACTGGACAGTCCCACCGGTGGAGATGATATGGACGAGTCGCCCTACATGATGCACTAG